The following is a genomic window from Theobroma cacao cultivar B97-61/B2 chromosome 10, Criollo_cocoa_genome_V2, whole genome shotgun sequence.
AAAAAGAGAACTGCCAAAATGTTAACAGGCAAACCAAAAGTAAGCTAGCTGTGACAAATACAACACCATACAATATCTTTCAAAACAAATGCAAGAAAAATTGCAAAACATAGCAGAAGTAAAGAGCGCTACATATTTCACCATAAATATACAAAGCACTACATATCGGCAAAAGTACTTAAGAGATATTAAAACAAGTGACAAATGAGTTAACAGGCAAAACAAAACGAACTTGCTCCCCCAGCCCCCACCAAGCCTCTATAATATTTTAGCATCTCTGTTCCTGTCAATGCATACAGCAGTAGCTTAAGTTGCCACAAACAactaaattcaaatatatactGCACAGATAGTCATGAGACCAAATGTAGCAGGTTAGTTAATTCACAATGCTGTTATTAGAAGCGCTGAATTAATAATCATTACCTGCAATTGTCTaaattcatcttcttcttgGCAAGCATATCCTTCAGCCTCCCAGGAGTAGCAACAACAATGTGAACCCCTTTCTTCACAACATCCAACTGGGACCTCATATCCACACCACCAATACAAAGCAATGGTCTGAGCTCTGGATACCCATTTTCCCTCATAGGTACCAAAAACTGCTCCACCACTTCATATGTCTGCCTAGCAAGCTCCCTTGAAGGACAGACAATCAACCCAAAAGGGCCTTCTCCTGGAAGTATCGGCATCATCATCTCCTCCTGCAATGCAATCATAATCAGTGGAAGCACGAACACAAGCGTTTTTCCCGACCCTGTAAACGCAATCCCAATCATATCTCTTCCTGACAAAATCACAGGCAGCCCTTGAACTTGAATAGGAGTCGGCTGCACAATCCCCTTTGCCTTCAACTTCTTCAAAATGGGATCCGGAAACTTCATgtccttaaaattcttaatagGAGGTGGAATATCTTCCCCGTCAACAATAATATGCCattgtttccaaatcaaatctctctcttttttcaacATCCTTCGAATATGCAAAGGTGGTTTCCATCCAGTCAACAAAGGCTCCGTATAAGTAATCCCTTTTGCCAATTCCCGGACTGACATCAGGGTCTTTCGATCCGATAAATGTTCAATCATCTCTTTCTCCTGTTGTACAATTTGttccatttgacttatttcAGGTTGGTCCTTCTTGAGCTGGGTTGCTTTTACAAGCAAACTAGGTTTCACTTCAGCAAGATTGGATTTTTCATTCTCATCTTCAAGTGCAGATGACTTGCCCTTTCTTTGTAGGATTTTTTGAGCTTCCATGGCTCGGCGTTTTGCAACCGGAATATACTCAACGTAATCATCATCTTCctccattttttaattttctgcaTTACCCAAAAAAAGCCCTAAATTATGATGTTGAGATTAAGGCTGAAaaatgtttaattaaaaaaaaattgctgaAGTAACAAGCATAAAACCCTCATATTTTTCTGTGCACTCTATACTGAAACATAATAATCAGCTGCAATATTTCACAAAAGCAAAATAATTGCTGCGACAAATGAGATGGAAAGTGcataaaaaaacagaaaacagAAAAGCCCTAATGACCATTCAGGTAAAATGCCATGATAAGCAAAATGAACCGAAACATCTACCAAAATGAATTAGACTAAAATCGACAGCtgaaaacaaaagtaaattatataatttcaaaaaataagaCCTTTCTGGGTTTGCTACTTACCCTGCTAATTTGCTTAAACGAATAACAGACTCTGACACCGGCGGATAGGAGACTGGATGTGGAACAAAGACAAGGCACAAGGCAGTGGAGGCGGACGGGCAGTGGAGGAAGACGGCTGCAGGACGGCAGCTTGGAGATCGGATTTGCTTTAAGAGAGCGGAGTGAGCGGATGTGAGGaacagagagaaagagagacgaggaaaataagaaattttatatGTTGCTAACACCTACACAAAAACCTAAAACCAACACCCGCTCTGGCTTTGATTGAATTCAGTCTTACTCCATTTTCCTTTCCCAcgcaacaagaaagaaaacatcaaCAGATGCGGCAAACCCCAGCTAAACATAATCCAATAATGTGAAGCTAGGATCTATCTAATCCCTTCAAAATCACCAATCATCACCACtcattaaaacaaaatgaaacaccttttggaagaacaaaaacacCCAGATCAAAAATAACACATTCAATACAAAATAAATCTATTCCAGATTCAATTTAGCaaagattatttatttttcagatCACTTATTccagaagaaagaaacatgaATGCGTAAAGAATACaaacaaaactaaaattaaatgagaattattgaattaaaattaccTGATTGAATAGAttattagagagagaaaggaaaatatgtttttctaTTTGGAGACACAGAGGTGGGTGGTACGGATAGGATAGATTTAGAGGTATTTATAACGTTTTTAGAGTGAAGGAGACAACCGTGGCTAGGCTTTTTTAGAAAGAGAGGAAACAGGCGGCAGGAGGAAggggaagagaagaaaagaggaaagggaaagaaagaggaagccGCTACCAGAAAGGCCTAGACCGGACAAGGCGACGGCGACCGAGTAAGGGAGATAGGGTTTGGAGAAAGGGGTTGGCTGCCGCTGGTTGGGGTCagtgggaaaagaaaaagagagcaaaaatgaagaaaagagacAGGGTTGACTGCTTGGGTTAGGTTAAAAGTTTATAGGACAATCAAAACCACGTCGTTTTATGgatacaagaagaagaaaaagaagaggtgTGTCGGATTCACCCGAGTTCAACCCGGTTCAAGTTTAGGCACAgtgcattttatttatttatgaattttttatgcatgaattaaatttttgaaattactttaagaaagagataagaataaa
Proteins encoded in this region:
- the LOC18587050 gene encoding DEAD-box ATP-dependent RNA helicase 35, whose protein sequence is MEEDDDYVEYIPVAKRRAMEAQKILQRKGKSSALEDENEKSNLAEVKPSLLVKATQLKKDQPEISQMEQIVQQEKEMIEHLSDRKTLMSVRELAKGITYTEPLLTGWKPPLHIRRMLKKERDLIWKQWHIIVDGEDIPPPIKNFKDMKFPDPILKKLKAKGIVQPTPIQVQGLPVILSGRDMIGIAFTGSGKTLVFVLPLIMIALQEEMMMPILPGEGPFGLIVCPSRELARQTYEVVEQFLVPMRENGYPELRPLLCIGGVDMRSQLDVVKKGVHIVVATPGRLKDMLAKKKMNLDNCRYLTLDEADRLVDLGFEDDIREVFDHFKAQRQTLLFSATMPTKIQNFARSALVKPVTVNVGRAGAANLDVIQEVEYVKQEAKIVYLLECLQKTPPPVLIFCENKADVDDIHEYLLLKGVEAVAIHGGKDQEEREYAISSFKAGKKDVLVATDVASKGLDFPDIQHVINYDMPAEIENYVHRIGRTGRCGKTGIATTFINKNQSETTLLDLKHLLQEAKQRIPPVLAELNDPMEDVDAITNASGVKGCAYCGGLGHRIRDCPKLEHQKSMAIASSRRDYFGSGGYRGEI